The following are encoded together in the Flavobacterium sp. TR2 genome:
- a CDS encoding T9SS-dependent choice-of-anchor J family protein: protein MKKLYFSRLLLALLCFFCLFSGNLFAQSNPTPQSIPYLQKFDGLAANSTTYPAGFQGWLVSATQNTSSYSTALSGDKALIANSTANINSGNIHNYNGKIGFLNTTSADLSIGFAFSTFEKTDIWVMYDAMIIRNLYDGASNNRLQEMALQYRVGTSGPFINVQGSEYSNDSKTVQTGSVTEPLDNRVTKKIVKLPSDCDNQTVVQIRWIARLMSGSSGSRQSFAIDNIDIRSDNKAPITEAGYPKVSNVLSSGFDFTNKIDEVGKTYYVLLPNGSAEPTPTQIKAGQDAAGNAALQSGFLDITDQSQEYKKSFTGLALNTGYSIFSVSEDLFGHQQTAVSKVDAATLSVASPEISTTTSTLDFGILESNHDFKTLSYQVQATDLTDNLVLTSSANFTISRDNNTFASSLTFFPADFASNVTPTVYVKFTPNAVSGFSGQITHESTGAVTKTVALAGIGIDPFKQNFDDPNVLANSGWTQYDEAGPLNKWGYTAVARNVNSGTGAVLVNGYSDTGASKDWLISPKLRLNNFGNFPLLSFYSRKFYAGPGLKLMVSTNYDGVSNPNTATWVEIDGKFPTNTGSYVQSQYIKLTDYKTDHTYLAWVYETTKGGTNFASEWSFDDFAVTDEAGYVDLNPVLDFGVVNVNTISDAQSFNFKAEGYGDITIAAPASYKISADNISFSSSIVVTAADALAGKTLYAKFEPTVKQFKISGSLTVTGSSLNKQAGALTGSSLPKSETFDVVTYNLEFFGSDNPSNGPADNALQIENVAKVMNKLDADVYVVQEVSSDAAIDDLILKLNVNGKTFNKTTSPVWSYSWDPNSDPSFPPQKLVVIYNTQTATLKKTRVMFKEFYDELVAGTKTLANYPLPASNPPVHPSSGFFSSGRLPYIVTLETNLNGVKNEIKVIDVHARANSGSDMTTYTRRKYDTQVFKDSLDAHYPNDNLIILGDYNDDVKKSVFGTNNPSTYENFVTDTSNYKALTLEISQAGAFSFLTSGGFLDHIMISNELFDQYIDQSTAVYDPRNDIANYTTTTSDHGPVIARFQLKSVLSTPDFGKNNYFVKAYPNPATDVLNFDVKTTQGRDLKIRLYDFNGRAIGNPISVKNESEVSTAVIAVGNLVSGVYFYTVTENNKVIFKDKVIKK from the coding sequence ATGAAAAAACTCTACTTTTCGCGCCTTCTTTTGGCTCTTTTATGTTTTTTTTGTCTTTTTTCGGGGAATCTTTTTGCACAGTCAAATCCAACTCCCCAAAGTATACCTTATCTTCAGAAGTTTGACGGATTAGCGGCAAATTCTACTACTTATCCAGCTGGTTTTCAAGGTTGGCTGGTAAGCGCAACTCAGAATACATCAAGTTACAGTACAGCGTTATCTGGTGATAAGGCTTTAATAGCTAACAGTACGGCAAATATTAATAGTGGTAATATTCACAACTACAATGGAAAAATAGGTTTCTTAAATACCACTTCAGCTGATCTTTCAATAGGTTTTGCTTTTTCAACATTTGAAAAAACGGATATTTGGGTTATGTATGATGCGATGATCATACGAAACCTTTATGACGGAGCGTCTAATAATCGTCTTCAGGAAATGGCTTTGCAATATCGTGTTGGAACTAGCGGACCTTTTATAAATGTACAAGGTTCTGAATATTCTAATGATAGTAAAACCGTGCAGACTGGATCAGTTACCGAACCATTAGATAATCGTGTAACAAAGAAAATAGTTAAATTGCCATCTGATTGCGATAATCAAACTGTAGTTCAGATAAGATGGATTGCAAGATTGATGTCGGGATCAAGTGGTTCTCGCCAGTCTTTTGCAATTGATAATATCGATATTAGAAGTGATAATAAGGCGCCTATTACTGAAGCAGGTTATCCGAAAGTAAGCAATGTTTTATCTTCAGGTTTTGACTTTACTAATAAAATAGATGAGGTAGGAAAAACGTATTATGTTTTGCTGCCAAACGGCAGTGCTGAGCCAACGCCAACACAAATAAAGGCAGGCCAGGACGCCGCAGGAAATGCAGCTTTGCAATCTGGTTTCTTAGATATAACAGATCAATCGCAGGAGTATAAAAAAAGCTTTACGGGATTAGCTTTAAATACAGGATATTCTATTTTTTCTGTATCAGAGGATCTTTTCGGACATCAACAAACGGCAGTTAGTAAAGTTGATGCGGCAACTTTGAGTGTGGCAAGTCCTGAAATTTCTACAACGACTTCTACTTTAGATTTTGGTATTTTAGAATCTAATCATGACTTTAAAACTTTAAGCTATCAGGTTCAGGCTACAGATCTTACGGATAATTTGGTTTTAACTTCTTCGGCAAATTTTACAATCTCTAGAGATAATAACACTTTTGCTTCATCACTGACATTTTTTCCTGCTGATTTTGCTTCTAACGTAACTCCAACAGTATATGTAAAATTTACGCCAAATGCAGTTTCTGGTTTCAGTGGGCAGATAACACATGAATCTACAGGAGCGGTAACAAAAACAGTGGCATTGGCTGGAATTGGAATTGATCCTTTTAAACAGAATTTTGACGATCCTAATGTTTTAGCTAACAGTGGCTGGACACAGTATGATGAGGCAGGGCCTTTAAATAAATGGGGGTACACTGCTGTTGCTCGAAATGTAAATTCTGGAACTGGAGCCGTTTTAGTTAATGGATATTCGGATACTGGAGCAAGTAAAGACTGGCTGATTTCGCCTAAATTGCGCTTGAATAATTTTGGCAACTTCCCATTGTTATCTTTTTACTCTCGTAAATTTTATGCTGGGCCTGGTTTAAAATTAATGGTTTCAACCAATTATGATGGCGTAAGTAATCCAAATACGGCAACATGGGTAGAAATAGACGGTAAATTCCCGACAAACACAGGAAGCTATGTGCAATCTCAATACATTAAATTGACAGATTATAAAACAGATCATACTTATCTGGCTTGGGTTTATGAAACGACAAAGGGAGGAACAAACTTTGCGTCTGAATGGTCATTTGATGATTTTGCTGTAACAGACGAGGCGGGTTATGTAGATTTGAATCCTGTTTTAGATTTTGGCGTTGTCAATGTAAATACAATTTCAGATGCCCAATCTTTTAATTTTAAAGCAGAAGGTTATGGAGACATTACAATTGCCGCTCCAGCATCATACAAAATATCGGCAGATAATATTTCGTTTTCATCAAGTATCGTAGTTACAGCTGCCGATGCTTTGGCGGGAAAAACGCTTTACGCGAAATTTGAGCCAACAGTAAAACAATTTAAAATATCAGGTTCTTTAACAGTAACAGGAAGTTCATTAAACAAACAAGCTGGAGCCTTGACAGGATCTTCTCTGCCAAAATCAGAAACTTTTGATGTGGTTACTTATAATTTAGAATTTTTTGGTTCAGATAATCCTAGTAATGGACCTGCAGACAATGCACTTCAAATCGAAAACGTGGCAAAAGTGATGAATAAATTGGATGCTGATGTTTATGTGGTTCAAGAAGTTTCTAGCGACGCTGCTATAGACGATTTAATTCTGAAGCTAAATGTAAACGGAAAAACATTCAATAAGACTACTTCTCCAGTATGGTCATATTCATGGGACCCGAATTCAGACCCAAGTTTTCCGCCTCAAAAGCTAGTCGTTATTTATAATACTCAAACTGCTACTTTGAAAAAAACTCGAGTAATGTTTAAAGAGTTTTATGACGAATTGGTTGCAGGCACTAAAACTTTGGCAAATTATCCGCTTCCGGCAAGTAACCCACCAGTGCATCCAAGTTCAGGATTCTTCTCTTCAGGGCGTTTGCCTTATATCGTAACTTTAGAAACCAATCTTAACGGAGTTAAGAATGAAATTAAGGTTATAGACGTTCATGCCCGTGCAAACAGCGGTTCTGACATGACAACATATACCAGACGCAAGTATGATACGCAAGTTTTTAAAGATAGTTTAGATGCGCATTATCCAAATGACAATTTAATTATTTTGGGAGATTACAACGACGATGTGAAAAAATCAGTTTTTGGCACCAACAATCCATCAACTTACGAAAACTTTGTTACAGATACCAGCAACTATAAAGCGCTTACTTTAGAAATAAGCCAGGCTGGTGCTTTCAGCTTTTTAACTTCGGGCGGATTCTTAGATCATATTATGATTTCTAATGAATTGTTCGATCAATACATAGATCAGTCAACAGCGGTTTACGATCCAAGAAATGATATTGCAAATTACACCACAACAACTTCAGATCATGGACCTGTAATTGCTCGTTTTCAATTGAAAAGTGTTCTTTCTACGCCAGATTTCGGAAAAAACAATTATTTTGTAAAAGCGTATCCAAACCCTGCAACAGATGTTTTGAATTTTGATGTTAAAACAACGCAAGGAAGAGATTTAAAAATCAGATTATACGATTTTAATGGTCGTGCGATTGGAAACCCGATTAGCGTTAAAAATGAATCTGAAGTGAGTACCGCAGTTATTGCTGTAGGCAATTTAGTTTCTGGAGTTTATTTCTATACCGTTACAGAAAACAATAAAGTGATTTTTAAAGATAAAGTTATTAAGAAATAA
- a CDS encoding tRNA (cytidine(34)-2'-O)-methyltransferase, with amino-acid sequence MLNVVLVEPEIPNNTGNIGRLCVGTESRLHLIHPFGFVINDKNLKRSGLDYWVHLDVTEYQNVEEWIAQIPDHSRVFLMSSHSDKSYLENEFQDGDWLVFGKESVGLSAAFMARFENHLTIPMSPLIRSFNIANSVAFVVGEAKRQIGLKKV; translated from the coding sequence ATGCTAAACGTAGTTCTTGTAGAACCAGAAATACCAAATAACACCGGAAATATAGGCAGATTGTGCGTAGGCACAGAAAGCCGTCTCCATTTAATTCATCCTTTCGGATTTGTTATTAATGACAAAAATCTAAAACGTTCCGGACTGGATTACTGGGTTCATCTTGATGTTACGGAATATCAAAATGTAGAGGAATGGATTGCGCAGATTCCAGATCATTCTCGCGTTTTTTTAATGAGTTCGCATTCTGATAAATCCTATTTAGAAAATGAATTTCAAGATGGCGACTGGCTGGTTTTCGGAAAAGAAAGCGTTGGTTTGAGTGCCGCATTTATGGCAAGATTCGAAAATCATTTAACTATTCCGATGTCTCCGCTTATTCGCAGTTTCAATATTGCCAACTCGGTTGCTTTTGTGGTTGGTGAAGCCAAGAGACAAATTGGATTGAAGAAAGTTTAA
- a CDS encoding GxxExxY protein encodes MHKTIGRGLLESVYHECLKEELSHRKINFLIEIKVPLVYRNKELNTNLKCDLFIENCLVVELKAVSELNPLYEAQLMTYMKLLRAPKGILINFNCFNIFKEGQKTFVNEYFKLLPKF; translated from the coding sequence GTGCACAAAACTATTGGAAGAGGATTGTTGGAAAGTGTCTATCACGAATGTTTGAAAGAAGAATTGAGTCATCGTAAAATAAATTTTCTGATAGAAATAAAGGTGCCACTGGTTTACAGAAATAAAGAATTGAATACGAATTTAAAATGTGATCTCTTTATTGAAAATTGCCTAGTTGTAGAATTGAAAGCTGTATCAGAATTAAATCCATTGTATGAAGCGCAGCTTATGACGTATATGAAACTTTTAAGAGCTCCTAAGGGCATTTTAATTAATTTTAATTGCTTTAATATTTTTAAAGAAGGCCAAAAAACATTTGTAAATGAATATTTCAAATTGCTGCCAAAGTTCTAA
- a CDS encoding FecCD family ABC transporter permease, with translation MANKKRNTILFVVLTLGLFIMFFASISLGSVTIPLKDVVASLTGSQATKSTWEYIIINYRLPKAITAVLVGTGLSMSGLLMQTLFRNPLAGPYVLGLSSGASLGVAFVILGAGFLPSFLSVIALSSYGIVLASTLGSTLVLFLVLVVSQRLRDTMAILIVGLMFGSFTTAIVSVLTYFSTAEQLQKFTFWSMGNLGNLSWTTIGVLTFCVTIGLLLSAKSIKPLNALLLGENYAKSMGLNFKQARLVIIFATSILSGAITAFAGPIAFVGLAVPHIAKLTFQTSNHTILFWSTLFFGSIIMLFCDIVSQMPGFDVTLPINAVTSIIGAPVVIWLLVRKRNF, from the coding sequence TTGGCGAATAAAAAAAGAAATACCATTTTATTTGTCGTATTGACTTTGGGACTTTTTATAATGTTTTTTGCCAGCATTAGTTTAGGATCAGTTACAATTCCGTTAAAAGATGTTGTAGCAAGTCTAACAGGGAGTCAGGCAACAAAATCGACTTGGGAATATATTATCATTAATTATCGTTTGCCAAAAGCTATTACAGCTGTTTTGGTCGGAACAGGACTTTCAATGAGCGGACTTTTGATGCAGACTTTGTTTCGAAACCCGCTTGCAGGGCCTTACGTTTTAGGGTTAAGTTCTGGCGCAAGTCTTGGCGTTGCTTTTGTGATTTTGGGAGCAGGATTTCTGCCTTCTTTTTTAAGCGTAATTGCGTTATCGTCTTACGGAATCGTTTTGGCTTCTACTTTAGGAAGCACGCTGGTTCTTTTCTTGGTCTTAGTTGTTTCGCAAAGATTGCGAGACACAATGGCTATTTTGATCGTAGGATTGATGTTTGGAAGTTTCACCACTGCAATCGTAAGTGTTCTGACTTATTTTAGTACGGCAGAACAGCTTCAGAAATTTACTTTCTGGTCCATGGGAAACCTCGGAAATCTTTCTTGGACAACCATCGGAGTTTTAACTTTCTGTGTTACCATCGGATTGCTTTTAAGCGCCAAAAGCATCAAACCGCTGAATGCTTTGCTTCTTGGAGAAAACTATGCAAAAAGTATGGGTTTGAATTTTAAACAGGCAAGGTTAGTCATCATATTTGCAACCAGTATTTTATCTGGAGCCATTACAGCATTTGCAGGTCCAATTGCATTCGTAGGTTTAGCGGTGCCTCATATTGCAAAATTGACTTTCCAGACGAGTAATCATACCATTTTATTTTGGAGCACTTTATTTTTCGGTTCGATAATAATGCTGTTTTGTGATATCGTTTCACAAATGCCAGGCTTTGATGTCACACTTCCCATAAATGCAGTTACATCTATAATTGGCGCACCAGTTGTTATTTGGCTTTTAGTCAGAAAAAGAAATTTTTAA
- a CDS encoding ABC transporter ATP-binding protein, with protein sequence MKNILSTSNLNIGYQSKKGVTTIAENLNLNLEAGKLITLIGANGIGKSTLLRTLTGIQKPLSGNVYLNERKISDYQPLELAQNLSLVLTEKLPPSNLSVFELVALGRQPYTNWVDKLSDEDVLKVEKAMQLTQIEHLASKKHFQISDGQLQKVLIARALAQDTPLIILDEPTTHLDLLHKVSLFKLLKKLTQETQKSILFSTHDIDLAIQLSDEMIMMTPENIVQDQPCNLISNGSFSNLFKDEHIIFDAEKGKFIVN encoded by the coding sequence ATGAAAAACATCCTATCAACTTCTAATCTAAATATTGGATACCAATCCAAGAAGGGAGTTACGACTATTGCTGAGAATCTTAATCTTAACCTTGAGGCTGGAAAACTAATTACTTTAATAGGCGCAAACGGAATAGGGAAGTCTACATTATTGCGAACGCTTACTGGGATTCAGAAACCTTTATCAGGAAATGTTTATTTGAACGAAAGAAAGATTTCAGATTATCAGCCTCTAGAATTGGCGCAAAATCTTAGTTTGGTTTTAACCGAAAAGCTCCCGCCAAGCAATCTCTCTGTTTTCGAATTAGTCGCTTTGGGCCGACAGCCTTACACCAATTGGGTCGATAAATTGTCTGATGAAGATGTTTTAAAAGTTGAGAAAGCAATGCAATTGACGCAAATCGAGCACTTAGCCTCAAAAAAACATTTTCAAATTAGCGATGGGCAATTGCAGAAAGTTTTAATAGCAAGGGCTCTAGCTCAAGATACACCGTTAATTATTTTAGACGAACCGACGACGCATCTTGATTTGCTGCATAAAGTTTCCTTGTTTAAATTATTAAAGAAACTGACACAAGAAACTCAAAAATCTATATTGTTTTCCACACACGATATCGATCTGGCTATTCAGTTAAGTGACGAAATGATTATGATGACGCCAGAAAATATAGTGCAAGATCAGCCGTGCAATTTAATTTCGAATGGAAGTTTCAGCAATTTGTTCAAAGACGAACATATTATTTTTGATGCTGAAAAAGGGAAGTTTATTGTGAATTAG
- a CDS encoding ABC transporter substrate-binding protein, translating to MKYFFHKLPVVFLLFIVIGCKKNEAQDVVKSTADKESIEFASGLSIVKNEGYSIVNVVNPWPNAKEKFTYILEEKDAQIPDSLKKYPAIKVPLESVVVTSTTNIPFLEMLEVENKLVGFPHTDYISSEKTRALIDKGSVKNVGQNEKLNIEQLIELSPDLIVTFGVDNNNPMLDNLKKSGLKVLIQGDWMEQSPLGKAEWIKLYGALFGKEDKAKELFDKIVESYNQAKKLVADKPATSKVLYGSMYEDVWYVAKGNSWVAQFMEDAKSNYLWADLKGTGSEGLSFEKVLDKAKTANVWIASGSFKSLDELQKANPHYAEFDAFKNKTVYNFEGKMGATGGTVYYELAPSRPDLVLKDYIKIFHPDLLAGYEFTFASKLN from the coding sequence ATGAAATATTTTTTCCATAAATTACCAGTCGTTTTTTTACTTTTTATAGTAATTGGATGTAAGAAGAATGAAGCGCAAGATGTTGTAAAATCTACGGCTGACAAAGAAAGCATCGAATTTGCGTCGGGACTTTCAATTGTAAAAAACGAGGGCTATTCAATTGTAAATGTGGTAAATCCGTGGCCAAATGCTAAGGAGAAATTCACTTACATTTTAGAGGAAAAAGATGCGCAAATTCCAGACAGTTTAAAAAAATATCCAGCTATAAAAGTTCCGTTAGAAAGTGTTGTGGTAACTTCAACAACAAATATTCCTTTTCTAGAAATGTTGGAAGTTGAGAATAAATTGGTCGGATTTCCGCACACCGATTATATTTCTTCAGAAAAAACAAGAGCTTTAATTGATAAAGGTTCGGTGAAAAATGTTGGACAAAATGAAAAATTGAACATCGAACAATTAATAGAATTATCGCCAGATTTGATCGTAACTTTTGGTGTTGATAATAACAATCCGATGTTGGATAATCTTAAGAAAAGCGGTTTAAAGGTTTTGATTCAAGGCGATTGGATGGAGCAGTCTCCGCTAGGAAAAGCCGAATGGATTAAGCTTTACGGGGCTTTGTTCGGAAAAGAAGATAAAGCAAAAGAACTTTTTGATAAAATCGTAGAAAGCTACAATCAGGCAAAAAAACTCGTTGCCGATAAACCTGCAACTTCAAAAGTATTGTATGGCTCTATGTATGAAGATGTTTGGTACGTTGCCAAAGGAAACAGCTGGGTGGCGCAGTTTATGGAAGACGCAAAATCTAATTATTTATGGGCCGATCTAAAAGGAACAGGAAGCGAAGGCCTGTCTTTTGAAAAAGTGTTGGATAAAGCGAAAACGGCAAATGTATGGATCGCTTCGGGATCGTTTAAAAGTTTGGATGAATTGCAAAAAGCAAATCCGCATTATGCAGAATTTGATGCTTTCAAAAATAAAACAGTTTACAACTTTGAAGGAAAGATGGGAGCAACAGGTGGAACGGTTTATTATGAACTGGCTCCGAGCCGTCCCGATTTGGTTTTAAAAGATTATATCAAGATTTTTCACCCAGATTTATTGGCGGGCTACGAATTTACTTTTGCATCAAAACTGAATTAA
- a CDS encoding SDR family NAD(P)-dependent oxidoreductase: MALLENKVAFVSGGGSGIGRAVAEAYAREGAKVVVSDINVEHGEETVKMIKEKGGEAFFVKGDSSSAADNKHMVEVAVSKYGRLDIACNNAGIGGPAKPTGEYEPEAWDRVIALNLSGVFYACRYQLEQMEKNGGGSIVNIASIHGQVAAPNSVAYTASKHGVVGLTKNIAVEYAQKNIRCNAVGPGYIETALLKDNLDKERLQAIAAKSAMNRLGTAEEVAELVVFLNSDKSSFTTGSYIIADGGYTAV, translated from the coding sequence ATGGCACTTTTAGAAAATAAAGTAGCTTTTGTTTCAGGCGGCGGTTCGGGAATCGGACGCGCGGTGGCAGAAGCCTACGCTCGAGAAGGAGCAAAAGTTGTAGTATCTGATATAAATGTAGAACACGGTGAAGAAACCGTAAAAATGATAAAGGAAAAAGGAGGAGAAGCTTTTTTTGTAAAAGGAGACTCGTCTAGCGCAGCCGACAACAAGCATATGGTTGAGGTTGCCGTTTCCAAATATGGCCGATTGGATATTGCCTGCAACAACGCAGGAATAGGAGGGCCGGCAAAACCAACTGGCGAATATGAACCAGAAGCTTGGGATAGAGTTATCGCATTAAATTTAAGCGGTGTTTTTTATGCTTGCCGCTACCAATTGGAGCAAATGGAGAAAAATGGCGGAGGAAGCATTGTAAATATTGCTTCAATACACGGGCAAGTTGCTGCGCCAAATAGCGTCGCTTATACCGCAAGCAAGCATGGCGTTGTGGGTCTGACTAAAAATATTGCCGTAGAATATGCGCAGAAAAATATTCGTTGCAATGCTGTTGGACCAGGTTATATTGAAACAGCACTTTTAAAAGATAATCTCGATAAGGAAAGGCTGCAGGCAATTGCTGCAAAATCTGCAATGAACCGATTAGGGACAGCAGAAGAAGTTGCGGAATTGGTAGTTTTTCTAAATTCTGATAAATCATCATTTACAACGGGAAGTTATATTATTGCCGATGGCGGTTATACCGCGGTTTAA
- a CDS encoding DUF5522 domain-containing protein, with the protein MNVTRTKICSSCQAAFSCGDTSPENKCWCNDYPPIFNLSEGGDCLCPMCFKEACEDKIDAYIETVTPKKALKNKAMLLPKTDHLIEGIDYYIENGNYVFKAWFHLKRGTCCGNNCRHCPY; encoded by the coding sequence ATGAATGTCACAAGAACAAAAATCTGCTCCAGTTGTCAGGCCGCTTTTTCATGCGGCGACACTTCACCCGAAAATAAGTGCTGGTGTAATGATTATCCGCCTATTTTCAATCTTTCAGAAGGAGGCGACTGCCTTTGCCCTATGTGTTTTAAGGAAGCCTGCGAAGATAAAATTGACGCTTATATCGAAACTGTTACTCCTAAAAAAGCACTTAAAAATAAGGCTATGCTATTGCCCAAAACCGATCATTTAATTGAAGGCATTGATTATTACATCGAAAATGGCAATTATGTCTTTAAAGCTTGGTTTCACCTAAAAAGAGGAACCTGCTGCGGAAATAACTGCCGACATTGCCCTTATTAA
- a CDS encoding pseudouridine synthase codes for MHRHFILFKPYGYLSQFIYELKRKKKLLGELHNFPEGTMAIGRLDEDSEGLLLLTTDGRVSEQIRSKKVDKEYYVQVDGVITPEAIEQLQKGVEIGFDGGKYKTKPCSAFIVTEVPDFGPRAKKIRDERHGPTSWASITINEGKFRQVRKMTAAVGFPTLRLVRVRIGNVYLQNLKAGEVLEVSDFQLDNFQ; via the coding sequence ATGCACCGACACTTCATTCTTTTTAAACCTTACGGCTATTTGAGCCAATTTATTTATGAATTAAAAAGAAAGAAAAAGCTTTTGGGCGAATTGCACAATTTTCCAGAAGGCACAATGGCAATTGGAAGATTGGATGAAGATTCTGAAGGTTTGCTTTTGCTGACAACCGATGGAAGAGTCAGCGAACAAATTAGAAGCAAAAAAGTCGATAAAGAATATTACGTTCAGGTTGATGGCGTAATAACTCCTGAAGCGATTGAACAGTTGCAAAAAGGTGTCGAGATTGGTTTTGACGGAGGAAAATACAAAACCAAACCCTGCTCTGCTTTTATTGTCACTGAGGTTCCAGATTTTGGCCCAAGAGCAAAAAAAATAAGAGACGAACGTCATGGTCCAACTTCTTGGGCTTCTATCACTATAAATGAAGGAAAGTTTCGTCAGGTTAGGAAAATGACTGCCGCAGTTGGTTTTCCTACGCTGCGTCTCGTGCGTGTTCGAATAGGAAATGTATATTTGCAAAACCTAAAAGCGGGTGAAGTTTTGGAAGTATCCGATTTTCAATTAGATAATTTTCAGTAA